The stretch of DNA atagcgttgctagctgcaggtgaagattggaggccgttccttgttggaacatttatttacttgttgggatatcattatattgctatgttatcttaatgcatctatatacttggtgaagggtggaaggctcggcctctcgcctagtgttttgttccactcttaccgccctagtttccgtcatatctgtgttatgttcccggattttgtgttccttacgcggttgggttataatgggaaccccttgatagttcgccttgattaaagcttttccagcaatgcccaaccttggttttaccatttgccacctagccttttctttcccttgggttctgcagattcaagggtcatcttattttaacccccccgggccagtgctcctctgagtgttggtccaaaccgtcagccgccggtggctaccaggggcaactctgggctggcctaccggaagtttggacaatctgagtgtgccctgagaaagagatatgtgcaactcctatcgggatttgtcggcacattcgggcggtgttgctggtcttgttttaacctgtcgaattgtcttgatgtaccgggttaccgagtctaatcggtgtgtctcgggtggaggtttattccttcgttgaccgtgagagcttgtcatgggctaagttgggactcccctgcagggattgaactttcgaaagtcgtgcccgcggttatgggcagatgggaatttgttaatgtccggttgtagataacttaaaccttaattaattaaaatgaatcaactgtgtgtgttaccgtgatggcctcttctcggcggagtccgggaagtggacacggtgttggagtaatgcttgcgcaggttgctcttctagattctcgctcgcgctttgcctcctcttctcgctctcctttgcgaataagttagccaccatatatgctagtcgcttgctgcagctccacatatacttgccttatctttcctataagcttaaatagtcttgatcgcgagggtgcgagattgctgagtccctgtggctcacagatactataattccagatgcaggtccaggtgacttcgctccaggtgacgagtacgagctgagttcgacgaggactctcagcgttattatgtttcctttcccgatgatcagtagtggtgcctagttggggttcgattcagggccttgtcgcatgttgggttcttttctattttggcgccgtagtcgggccatgagtgattgtttgatggatgttatttttgtactctgatgtgacgtggcgagtgtaagccaactatgtatctcccccttttattacttattacatgggatgttgtaatggttgcctgacttgcgacattgctttcaatgcggttatgtctctaagtcgtgccacgacacgtgggagctatagccgcatcgagggcgttacaataccCAACTATGCCACCATATGCCATCATAGTTCATGCCCTAAGGGTACTAGTGTGATAGTTTTTTTTTTTTTACTAATGTGTCTGATAGCTTGGGAAAAGGCAACCGAAAGCACGATCAAAATCTTTTCATCCGGACACGTCGCTATACATTTTGCGTCGGCTGTCGCTAGCGTGGTAGTATGGTGCATTTGCATGAACACCGTGCAACCCCTCCTAGTCCCCATGCGCATTTGCGCCGAGTCACTTTCGATGCCAATTTTGCCGTACGCCACTTTATCAGGACGTACGTCCGGTGCCGGTGGCGGTACTAATCACGTCACGATACTCCCGCCCGCCCGCTAATTAATCCTGACCGATCAATACGGTAAGTAGGGAAGCCGTGACCCTTGGAAAGGGGAAAGAAAAGACAACAGTGTCCATCTGCTTGCTCGTGCACCTAAAAAAATACGCTTGCTCGTACGATCGAATACCATATTCGCTTTGATAACCTGCCATGCACGTCGGCATGGTAGATACTCCGTACTGCTTCTCCTATTTATTTATCTTTAAAAAGCCGTCTAGCGAGAATATTTTTTAGTGATGTGTGGATAACTCAGAAGCACGCTCCTATTTATTTATCTCTGGAAAGTGGAAACACCGCTCTTGTCGCGGTGCGAGACAAGCCGGTCAGGTCACGGGAACAGGAGCGAAACTGGAAACTTTTTCTGATCGGAGGGAGACGCGATGACGAGGCGTGCGATATTAACGGCGTCGACACAAGAGAAGGAATGAACCGTGTCTCTTTGACCGGAATGGAAGAAAGAAACAAATGAAAAGGAGAGGCATGAGCAGGTCCATTGAACGAACGACGCATCGCATGGTGCACACACGAGGGAAGCGAGGGGGTGGCTCGAGCGCCACGTCCATGTGGCCGGCAAGTACTCCAAATGCACGCCTGCCgctgccggaggagagagaggatcATCATCGCATCGGGAGCCTGGTCCGATCCGAtccatccaaaaatggcagctcggCCGGTGAAAAGTCCACCGCACCCCTCGAAACAGCAAAATCGCGGCCATCGAGTGGCAACCAGGGATGGGTTCCCTCCCAGACCGGTCCCGGGCGCCATGGCCGCGTCTGCACGCACGCACTCCCACTAATCCTTTCTTTCTTTGGACGCTTGCGCCACTAGCTCTTCCTCCCCATGGCCATGGGGACTGGGGACGGGGCGGGGGGTCGATAAAAACACTTACTAGTACCGCTGGTCCTTGCTAGGAGGGTGCGAAAGCGAAGCCCCACGCCCATGCCGCGCGCAGATTGTTGTCGAGCTCGCGGTCCTCCTTCGCTCCTCGCCACAGCCCGCGATTCGGTTGGTGCCCCGTGCCCTCCCTCGCACTGACTAGCTCTTGGACTCTTGCGCCACCTGCTCCCCGTCCTCATCTCTCAATCCTGTCGCCTCCCCGTCCATCCCTTGCCGCCATCAAGATCCAGCCTTTGTTTCCCCTTTGATCTCCACTCGCTGCAACTTGCCAGCTACCTCACCGGCGGTTTATTAGTGCATACGTCCTGCTCGACGTAATGCCCGTGAGCGACCGGTGAGCTAGCTTTTCTTGGGCCGGGTCATGGTGGATTGATTGAGCGTCCACCACGATGGGCGGGTCGGAGAGGACCGTTGTGTGGTTCAGGAGGGACCTCAGGATCGACGACAACCCGGCTTTGGCCGCCGCCGCCAGGGACGGCGCTGTGCTCCCTGTCTTCATATGGTGCCCGGCCGAGGAGGGGCGCTTCTACCCCGGCCGCTGCTCCCGGTGGTGGCTCAAGGAGTCGCTTGCCCACCTTGCCAGGTCGCTGGAGGCGCTCGGCTGCCCGCTCGTGCTGATCCGAGCTCAGAGTACTCTTGCCGCGCTTCTGCAGTGCGTCGATTCCATCGGCGCCACCAGAGTGGTCTATAATCATCTATACGGTATGTTTACCTGCCAATGTTATCTTAGTAGTGATTCCTGTTCTGTCGTGGCATATTTTTCAAATGAGTTTTAGCAGTTATATCCTCAAAAATTTAGCCAGTCACGTCACATACTTCAAGACCTCAAAACTATATGCAACTTTTGGTCCAAACCTTTGGTGACAACATTACACTTCCCTTCAAAAAGACAACATTACACTTCATGGCAGTTGCATTTTCACACCGTATGATTACGTtaagtattactccctccgtccgaaaaagcttgtccctcaaatggatgaatcTAACACTaaattagtgctagatacatccatttgaaagACAAGGTTGGGACAAGctcttttggacggagggagtagattggaATAGAAATGTATTCATTATGTTTTCTTAGTCTATGAGATCACTTTTACTAATGCCGTAGTGCTTACTGCCTAGGATATTCTTCACGCGAATGTTTAACCAATTCAAGCTAACAGATAAAACTATTTAGAAGATTACAGTAACAAGAAACACATCATAAATTTTCATTTCCAAATTCAATATGTAAAATTCAGTATAGCAGAGTTTAGAACCTTTTCAATCATGTACTAATACATATTAAAGAATATTTCCTCCCTTCGGCCAATGAGTGTACACTGTAATTATGATGAGCATGATAGAAGTTTTGATTGAATGAACACTCATTTCAAGGGCTGAATGAGTATGATGGATGGTTTTAACCAAAGGAAAGCAGAATTGAAGTTTTAACCGAAGGAGGGCTGAATTAAAGTTTTTAACCAAATGAATACTCATTTCAAGCGCTAAATGGCATTAAATGTAGTTTAGATTTGTATTTAGTAATTAACATAACCACGCTCTCAGTTTAGACTTTTTTTATACTATTCCTTGGTTAAATCTAACCCACCATGGTATGATGTCACACGAAGTGATATATTTTCTGTTTGAGGCAGTACATGGATGCTATGGAAAACAGAACTAGTGTTTTCATGCTCAAAACCTATGCCTGTAAAGTTTGTATGAAGTGTACATACTTTTAGTTGGAGTCGGCAATTGCTCTATTCTGGTACCAGTTGATTTACTGCTAACCTTTTTTCTCTTTTTAATTATGTTATTTTGATCTTATATGTTCTCACTTCCTATGCTATAGACCCTATTTCACTTGTGCGGGATGACAAAATCAAGAATGAGCTTTTGGGCCTTGGAATTTCTATGCAGAGTTTCAATGGTGATCTGCTATATGAGCCATGGCAAGTTTATGATGAGAATGGGCTTGCATTTACAACGTTCAATATGTATTGGGAAAAGTGCATGAAATTGCATATCGAGATATCATCATCTCTTGCCCCTTGGAGGTTGGTGCCTGTCTCAGGTAGATTGTGGCTAGTGGCCTGGCATCATCATTTTGAGTTCTTGaacatttgtcatttgcctctactTGTGGAACATTGTTGCTTGTTTTTGTCCATTTCATGTGATGCAGCTTCCTTACCTATGTTAAGGAATTAGTTTGGTACTGTATAATAGCATGTTGAAATTAAATAATAAATAATATATGAAATGGTGTTACAGTGCTTTGTACTacaccctccgtcccaaaattcttgtcttaaatttatctagatgcggatgtatctaacactaaaatgtaactagatacatccgtatttagacaaatctaagacaagaattttgggacggagggagtagaaaagtaGAAAGCATTGCTTTGTCCACATATACAGGTTTAGTAATTGGTGATCCAATCTTATACTCAATTTCTAATCTGTCAAGCCATTGCTGCTTTAATACTTACCATTTTCCGGTTTCACATTCAGGTATAGAAAACATTTGCAGTAGTTCAATTGATGACCTAGGTCTTGAATCAAGTAAGGATGAGGAATCAAGCAATGCTTTGCTAAGCAGGGCTTGGTCTCCTGGCTGGCGCAATGCGGAGAAGACACTTGAGGATTTCGTGTCTCATGGTCTCCTAGATTATTCAAAAGACGGAATGAAGGTTGCAGGAACTACAACATCGTTACTGTCACCATATCTTCATTATGGTGAGGTGAGTGTAAGGAAAGTCTATCAACTTGTCAGGATGCAACAGATCAAGTGGGAAAATGAGGGGAAATCCGGAGCTGGGGAGAGTGTTAACTTGTTCCTGCTGTCAATTGGTCTTCGAGAATATTCACGTTACTTGTGTTTCAACTTCCCATTCACACATGAAAGGTCGTTGCTCGGGAACTTGAAACACTACCCCTGGCGAGCAGACGAGGACCGGTTCAAGTCCTGGAGGCAGGGAATGACAGGATACCCGTTAGTAGATGCTGGCATGCGGGAGCTTTGGGCTACTGGCTGGACACATAATCGTATAAGAGTAATAGTTTCAAGCTTTGCTGTGAAATTTCTACTAATTCCGTGGACTTGGGGGATGAAGTACTTTTGGGATGTGCTGTTGGATGCTGATATAGAAAGTGATATTCTTGGCTGGCAGTACATAACTGGGTGTTTGCCTGATGGACATGAGCTTGGTCGTCTTGATAATCCAGAGGTATGCGACTGTTAGATCAAAGCACTGTAGCACCATTTCATATTTGACATATCTGCTAATCTTAAATAAGAGCACAAATGAAGATTGTAGTCTCTGTTCATAATTGGATTTTAAAAGCACTTCTGTTCATGTGGTAGTTCATAAATGATTAGCTAATCCTCTGTCTCAAAAGAGAGCAGATGGTGATCCAAGAATATTTTATCACGCTTGACAGTTGCTTATAAGCAACATAGGAGATACACGCATGAAAGTTCATGGCGTTCTGTTTTTGCGTAGTTATGATTTTTCATTCTTAAAGTTGCTGTAGTATATTCTGCTGAACATACTATTCATGTTATGATTCCGTCTTGCAGCTGTCAACCTATATTATGACACAAGTCCTTTATTTATGTCTGTTTTTCTTACGAGTTATGTTGTCTTTGTTGTAGAAGCATCTAGTTATATGTACCTGAGCATCACTTAATTTATCAATCTGTGTCTCATGAGAGATTTATCTATTTCTCATTTGTGCTTTCCTTGCATGCAAAACCAGGTTCAAGGTCAAAAGTATGACCCAGATGGTGAATACGTAAGAACTTGGATTCCAGAGCTAGCTAGAATGCCAGGGGAATGGATCCATCATCCGTGGGATGCACCGAGCTCTATACTAGAAGTTGCTGGTGTTGAGCTAGGCTTTAACTATCCTATGCCCATAGTAGAACTTCACACGGCTCGGGAGTGCTTAGATGATGCCATCTCCACAATGTGGCAATTGGATACAGCCGAAAAACTTGCAGAATTAGATGGTGAGGTTGTTGAAGACAATTTGAGCCATATTAAGAGTTTTGATGTCCCAAAAGTTGTTTTGAAGGAACTATCTCCAGGTGCTCCTCACTGTGATCAAAAAGTGCCCACTGATGATGGCAGGAATCTTGAGTTACAACCTAAGGAACTGAAGGGCACAAATAAACAGACCATTTgtgttgatgtgatcaaggcctcaAATATGGAAGACACAGGCTCCATAGCAAACTCTCCGATATCAAGGAAAAGATCCAGCAGCGGGAGTGTGTTTAATGTCCCATCTTGTTCATCTTCAGTCGAAGTGCACTCACGGAATCAGCATCCTGGTGGTTATTTAGTTGGGTCGTCAAAATATATCCTGCAGAAAGCAGAGAGGAACTGGGTTGGTAAGGTAAGTTCAATTATCATATTTGGAAGGCAAGTGTTGCACAAGATCATATGAATTTGCCATCTTTTTCGGCTTGTAGTGAATAGACAAACACCCCATGAAAACATTATTGTAACCTTAAAAAATACTAGCAGTCAATCTCTAGGGAACTAGGTTCAATTGGTTTTATGAACACACACCATCACATACATGCCACCAAGTTTCTATAGTTTTTCTGCTCCTCTTAGTGCACTGCAAGAGGTCTGGTGAGACGCGTGGATGTAGAACTCCACAACCCAAGTTTGGATCCTCTTCGGCAGGGGCTTTATTAATGTTAAAGCTGGACACTTGATACGATTCGTCTAAAAAATCCTCTTTGCCTTGGATTTGAGTATCTATTCTTGTTGGTCGATATGGTGCCAAGTTCCTCTTTAGTGCGCAGTGCGCTGCATGGAGCACTGGCAGCTGTAGTCTTTCTGCCTTAAATCTAGAGACAGCTTATGTTATCCTTACAAGATATGTGATTTTGCTGCAAGCAAGGGAAAAATATCTCATACAAAATCATCTAGGTGGTAGGCATGGGTAGTTAAAAAGTGTTCATCGCTATTTATTCACCAATTCACTAGTAGATAGAGCTCAAGGAAAAGCCTTCATTGCAGAATGTTGACCAAAGCGTTTCCTCTTGCATTTCTTCTTGTGCATTTCTCAAGATATTTTCTTCTCATCCACCATAAGCAGATTATGAtaactctttttttttgcgaattaGCAGAGTATGATAACTCGGCCGCACGTTCTATCCAGACTACACGCATGGcatttgttttcttcttctttaggAATGTGTCATTTTGATACTTGTTGACACCCAAACTATTGCATCTTTGCAGGCTGAAGATGATGACAGTGCCGATAGCTGTACAGACACCTCAAGAGCATCCAAGAGACCTGCCGCCTGACAAGGGTGATTGTGAAGACTGTAGGGCTGAACTATGGAGTGGACAAGGGCAACACTCAGATCTTCCTGCATCCCATTCTCATCAGAAAAAAAATTGTACATTTTGTTATCTGGTTATTTTTGTCAAATCTGTTATATGTAACCTATAATTAATTGCAACACTTGCACAAAACGGTTTCGTTCTTGGGGGAAAGAGTTGTTTACTTACTTATTCTTTTCTGCGATGGGAGCAAAAGTTTCAGATTCTTCCTCGTTTTCTGCTTATTTACAAAACCCGGTACCGGTGCAGAATTCGCAGGCTGGCTCAGTTGGTTTTGTAGAAGCTGTGCCAAAAATGTATGAACTCGAAACGGCTCAGGCCGTCGTGGCCGGAGGAAGATTTGCGTAGCCCGTTGTTGTAGCAGCTGCATGTGGAAGATCACGACCGCCCGCCTTCCATCGGACGATTCATAGCACTCGAGGAGCAGATCTCATTGCCCCATTCTCGCCGGTCCTACCTGTCAGTGCGGTGCTCTCCCATGGCGAACTCCCAGCCCTCCTCCTGGCTCGCCGCCGTGGCGGCCAATGCCGCCGCCAGACCAGCCATCCTCCACCGCGCCCACGCCGCCCTCATcacctctggccacctctcctcctgCACCTCCGTTAACTCCCTCCTCCGCGCCGCTCGCATCCCCGCTGCCTGCGCCCTtctcctccgcttcctcctcctccaccgcctcccgcccgaccacctctccctctccttctccctccactCCTGTACCCGCTCCCCCAGCCTCCCCGTCGCGAGCCTCCTCCACTCGCTCGCCGTCAGGCTTGGCCATGCCCGCGACGTCTACGTCCTCAACGCTGCCGTCTCCGCCTACTTCAGGGCCACCGACGTCGCCTCCGCCGAGCGGCTCTTCTCCTACACAAAGGATGTCGCCGACGTTGTCACCTGGACCACCATGGTCACCGGGCATGCCAACGCCGGCGACGTTGCGCGTGCGAGTTGGTTCTTCGATGCCATGCCTGAGAGGAACGTGGTTTCCTGGAACGCGATGCTGGGCGCGTACGCATCCGCCGGGATGCTGTCCAAGGCGCGGAAGGTGTTCGATACAATGCCCAGCCGGAATGCCGCCTCGTGGAGCTCGATGGTCACTGGGCTCGTGCAGTCCAATCAGTGTGAGGAGGCGTTGAGGGTGTTCAGTGAAATGGTCGGGACGGGTGTCGTGCCGAATGAGGCTGCACTGGTGAGCGCTGTCTCAGCGTGCTCGCTGCTGCGGTCGATAGAGCACGGCATGTGGGTACATGCGTATGCCAAGCGGGAGCTGAATGGGATGAGCGTCATCCTCGCGACAGCGATTGTTGACATGTATGGTAAATGTGGGGGTATCCATAATGCCGTCAGGGTGTTTGCTGCAATGCCAGTGAAAAACATCTACTCATGGAACTCGATGATTACTGGGCTCGCCATGAACGGCAGGGAAATGCAGGCCTTATCACTCTTCTGGAAGATGCAGATGGCTGGTGTTCGACCAAATGATATAACCTTCATCGGGTTGCTGGGTGCTTGTAGCCACTCAGGTCTTGTCGATGAGGGCCGCTGGTTGTTCAACAAGATGGTTAATGGCTTTGGAATCCAGCCACTCCAAGAGCACTACGGCCTAATGGTTGATTTACTCGGTCGGGCAGGTCATGTTAGGAAGGCAGTGGATTTTGTCAACAGCATGCCGGTGGAGCCGCATCCGGGCTTGTGGGGTGCGCTTGCTGGCGCCTGCAAGATCCATGGTGaggtggagcttggtgaggagATTGCCAAGAAGCTCATTGAGCTGGAGCCCCGTCATGGCAGCCGGTACATCCTCCTGTCAAACATATATGGTGCATCAAACAGATGGGATGACATGGCCACTGTGCGCAGGCTCCTTAAGGAGCGCAAGGTCCCCAAGGGCACTGGGAATGCCATGGTTGGTAATGATGGTCAGTCTATGAAATCCATGCTAGGTTAGTATTCCTGTAGACAGTGACCTGTCAGGAGCTTACAGACTGGGTGGCCTGAGGTTGATTACCCTCCATCCACCTTGGAGACATCATTGTGCTGAAACAAGCCTCCATAGGGGAGAAATGTTTGATTTATGTGTTAGTATATGCCTGATTTCTTATGCTGCACACTGAAATCAACATGGTGCAGAGCTGCAAAATCCTGTCAAGAAGCCAAGAGTTCTTTGTATTTAAATACTGTCCTGAAGATGCAGAAGCTCAGAAAATATGCACCTAAGAACTACGGCATGCATATTTGTAATTAAATTCTGATGGGAAGAGGCGGGAGCAGAAAAGCAATCATGAGGCTCAGGTTCATTGAATAATTTCTTGCAACCTTTCCGTATGCTTTTTTTTTACTGTATGCTTGAATCAGATGTATGCAAACCACTCGAGTATTGTCTTGGATATATGATGTT from Triticum dicoccoides isolate Atlit2015 ecotype Zavitan chromosome 6A, WEW_v2.0, whole genome shotgun sequence encodes:
- the LOC119317172 gene encoding pentatricopeptide repeat-containing protein At4g18840-like is translated as MANSQPSSWLAAVAANAAARPAILHRAHAALITSGHLSSCTSVNSLLRAARIPAACALLLRFLLLHRLPPDHLSLSFSLHSCTRSPSLPVASLLHSLAVRLGHARDVYVLNAAVSAYFRATDVASAERLFSYTKDVADVVTWTTMVTGHANAGDVARASWFFDAMPERNVVSWNAMLGAYASAGMLSKARKVFDTMPSRNAASWSSMVTGLVQSNQCEEALRVFSEMVGTGVVPNEAALVSAVSACSLLRSIEHGMWVHAYAKRELNGMSVILATAIVDMYGKCGGIHNAVRVFAAMPVKNIYSWNSMITGLAMNGREMQALSLFWKMQMAGVRPNDITFIGLLGACSHSGLVDEGRWLFNKMVNGFGIQPLQEHYGLMVDLLGRAGHVRKAVDFVNSMPVEPHPGLWGALAGACKIHGEVELGEEIAKKLIELEPRHGSRYILLSNIYGASNRWDDMATVRRLLKERKVPKGTGNAMVGNDGQSMKSMLG
- the LOC119317171 gene encoding cryptochrome-1-like, whose amino-acid sequence is MGGSERTVVWFRRDLRIDDNPALAAAARDGAVLPVFIWCPAEEGRFYPGRCSRWWLKESLAHLARSLEALGCPLVLIRAQSTLAALLQCVDSIGATRVVYNHLYDPISLVRDDKIKNELLGLGISMQSFNGDLLYEPWQVYDENGLAFTTFNMYWEKCMKLHIEISSSLAPWRLVPVSGIENICSSSIDDLGLESSKDEESSNALLSRAWSPGWRNAEKTLEDFVSHGLLDYSKDGMKVAGTTTSLLSPYLHYGEVSVRKVYQLVRMQQIKWENEGKSGAGESVNLFLLSIGLREYSRYLCFNFPFTHERSLLGNLKHYPWRADEDRFKSWRQGMTGYPLVDAGMRELWATGWTHNRIRVIVSSFAVKFLLIPWTWGMKYFWDVLLDADIESDILGWQYITGCLPDGHELGRLDNPEVQGQKYDPDGEYVRTWIPELARMPGEWIHHPWDAPSSILEVAGVELGFNYPMPIVELHTARECLDDAISTMWQLDTAEKLAELDGEVVEDNLSHIKSFDVPKVVLKELSPGAPHCDQKVPTDDGRNLELQPKELKGTNKQTICVDVIKASNMEDTGSIANSPISRKRSSSGSVFNVPSCSSSVEVHSRNQHPGGYLVGSSKYILQKAERNWVGKAEDDDSADSCTDTSRASKRPAA